The Bacilli bacterium DNA window AAATCGAGCTTTCGCCGTATACGGGTTCGGACAGATTGACGACGCGCTTGATCGGATCATAGTGGTCCGACAATGAGCCCGGGACCGGTTTCACCGGCACATCATACAAGCCGTTTGCGTCAAGCATTCTTCGTGCCGCTTCAGCCCCGGTCATTCCGGAGGAGACGCGGACTTCCGACCATTTATTGAAAGTTCCGCGCACCCGAAAAGAAGCCCACATCGAGATGGCGATGCCCACTAAAATTAATAAGTCCCATTTTGTGCCAAAAAACATATTTTCCCTCAGCCCCTATCAAGATATTGGTCCTTGGCCCAAGAAGATGAATAACGCTTCGATGCAAGCGACGGTTTGCGGCGTTATTTTTCTTAGCATCGTTTTGACCTGCCTCGGCTTTAATTGCGCGATCAGCGGCCGGATTTCGGCAACTTCATGTTCCAGTTGCTCAAGGCGTATTTGCAACGTGGCGATCTTGTCCGCTATTTCTTCCGTGCCGCCGATTTTTCCCCATTTCGCCAACAACTCTTTGATTTCTTCCAGAGAATATTTCTCCTGTTTCAATTTCTCAATACGTTTCAGACGGGCAACGGTTTCGGCACTGTATAGACGGTAGTTTGTCGGAGAACGTTTTGCCGGACGAATCAGGCCGAGTTTTGTGTAATAATCGATCGTGCGCTGGCTTACATTCGCCATGCGGGCCAATTCCCCGATTTTGTACAATTCGTCCATCCTGACACCTCTTTTGTTTCAAAATCGCTAATTCCATCATACCGCGACGAAACCGTACAGTCAAACGTGATGCTTCTGTTTCATTGTATTTGTTTGTCGGGCTTGATCAGGAAAAATACGAAGCAAAGAGTGATGAAGGCAAGTGCGGAAACGGTGATGAATATCGTTTGGTGGGAGATCTCCATCAGCCAGCCGAACAGCGGCGGGCCGAACGCCACCCCCAAAAAACGCAAACTGCTGTAAAGCGAAGTGATCATGCCCCGTTCCTCTTTTTGCACAGATCCGGTGATCATGGTATTCAGGCAGGGGAGCAGCAATCCGGTGCCAATACTGCTTGCCGTCAACAAT harbors:
- a CDS encoding MerR family transcriptional regulator; protein product: MDELYKIGELARMANVSQRTIDYYTKLGLIRPAKRSPTNYRLYSAETVARLKRIEKLKQEKYSLEEIKELLAKWGKIGGTEEIADKIATLQIRLEQLEHEVAEIRPLIAQLKPRQVKTMLRKITPQTVACIEALFIFLGQGPIS